The Devosia sp. A16 genome includes a window with the following:
- a CDS encoding ABC transporter ATP-binding protein, with protein sequence MSVHHQLSAAGLTLGYGERTIVDQLSIAIPPGKFTVIVGANACGKSTLLRGLARLLTASAGTVYLDGRAIHQMPTREVATLLGVLPQTPVAPDGITVADLVGRGRYPHQGWFRQWTAADDAAVATALQATDTLDLAGRTVDELSGGQRQRVWIAMALAQETELLLLDEPTTFLDINHQVEVLDLLTDLVQQRGRTVVAVLHDLNLACRYADHIVAMRQGKVAASGEPAEVVTAELVKSVFGMDAEICADPVSHTPMIVPVGRHRVKPRLKAAAE encoded by the coding sequence ATGTCCGTGCACCACCAGCTCTCGGCCGCCGGCCTGACGCTCGGCTATGGCGAGCGCACCATCGTCGACCAGCTGAGCATCGCGATCCCGCCCGGCAAGTTCACGGTGATCGTCGGCGCCAATGCCTGCGGAAAATCTACCTTGCTGCGCGGGTTGGCGCGGCTGCTGACGGCCAGCGCCGGCACGGTCTATCTCGATGGTCGCGCCATTCACCAGATGCCGACCCGCGAAGTCGCGACGCTGCTCGGGGTATTGCCGCAAACCCCGGTAGCACCCGACGGCATCACCGTCGCCGATCTCGTCGGCCGCGGTCGTTATCCGCATCAGGGCTGGTTCCGCCAGTGGACGGCCGCCGACGATGCCGCCGTCGCCACCGCGCTGCAGGCGACCGATACGCTCGATCTGGCTGGCCGGACCGTCGATGAGCTTTCCGGCGGCCAGCGGCAGCGCGTCTGGATCGCCATGGCGCTGGCTCAGGAAACCGAACTGCTGCTGCTCGATGAGCCCACCACCTTCCTCGACATCAACCACCAGGTCGAAGTGCTGGATCTGCTCACCGACCTGGTGCAGCAGCGCGGCCGTACGGTGGTTGCCGTGCTGCACGACCTCAACCTCGCCTGCCGTTACGCCGATCACATCGTCGCCATGCGTCAGGGCAAGGTCGCAGCCTCGGGTGAACCGGCAGAGGTAGTGACGGCCGAACTGGTGAAGTCGGTGTTCGGTATGGATGCCGAAATCTGCGCCGATCCGGTCTCGCATACGCCGATGATCGTGCCGGTCGGGCGGCACCGGGTGAAGCCGCGGCTCAAGGCAGCGGCGGAGTAG
- a CDS encoding alpha/beta fold hydrolase, whose amino-acid sequence MSARSHSLMIGDLEVHYLEEGRGQPLLLLHGGTATAASWGEAMPRLADRYRVFALDTRGHGKTSNPSQKMSYAQFADDVAGFIATLGLRRPLIIGYSDGGQTALEFGLRHPGKAGALVLGGTISRPTEAYLEGLHGWGFPAPGKVDFDRVAAEYGPYFEQIKVTHMHHYGPDYWKAFLSQISELWLTLPSYSERQLAAISAPTLVIMGDRDHLGGVEEANRLYRHLGAGELSIIANVGHEAVNKPLFWDAVREFLARHDERQD is encoded by the coding sequence ATGAGCGCCAGGTCGCACAGCCTGATGATCGGCGACCTCGAGGTGCATTACCTCGAGGAAGGCCGCGGGCAGCCGCTGCTGCTGCTGCACGGAGGCACGGCGACCGCTGCGTCCTGGGGCGAGGCGATGCCGCGGTTGGCCGACCGCTACCGCGTCTTCGCCCTCGATACCCGAGGACATGGCAAAACCAGCAACCCCTCGCAGAAGATGAGCTACGCGCAGTTCGCCGACGACGTCGCCGGCTTCATTGCGACGCTCGGCCTCAGGCGACCGCTGATCATCGGCTACAGCGATGGCGGACAGACGGCGCTGGAGTTCGGGCTCCGGCATCCCGGCAAGGCGGGAGCACTGGTCTTGGGCGGCACGATCAGCCGGCCGACCGAGGCCTATCTCGAAGGGTTGCACGGCTGGGGCTTTCCGGCGCCGGGCAAGGTCGATTTCGACCGCGTCGCCGCCGAGTACGGCCCCTATTTCGAACAGATCAAGGTGACGCACATGCATCACTACGGTCCGGATTACTGGAAGGCGTTCCTCAGCCAGATCTCGGAGCTGTGGCTGACGCTGCCCAGTTACAGCGAACGACAGCTGGCCGCGATCTCGGCCCCGACGCTGGTGATCATGGGCGACCGCGATCACCTGGGCGGCGTGGAGGAAGCCAACCGGCTCTACCGGCACCTGGGCGCCGGGGAGCTCTCCATCATTGCCAATGTCGGCCACGAGGCCGTCAACAAGCCCCTGTTCTGGGACGCCGTGCGCGAGTTCCTCGCCCGGCACGACGAGCGCCAGGACTGA
- a CDS encoding SRPBCC family protein — MTERSIAHGSFTVERKYKHAPSKVYSAWSNPEFKRQWFGSPNPDKPKDVMDFRVGGREFNEAEMGGDTYVFDVTYRDIVPDNRIIYTYEMLKNGDRISVSLATIELFPDGDGTRMVVKEDGAFLDGLDKMADREAGTNYLIDLMGKWLDEQ, encoded by the coding sequence ATGACCGAACGTTCCATCGCGCATGGCAGCTTCACCGTCGAACGCAAATACAAGCACGCGCCGAGCAAGGTGTACTCCGCCTGGTCCAACCCCGAGTTCAAGCGTCAGTGGTTCGGCTCGCCGAACCCGGACAAGCCGAAAGACGTCATGGACTTCCGCGTCGGCGGCCGTGAGTTCAACGAGGCCGAAATGGGCGGCGACACCTATGTGTTCGACGTCACCTATCGCGACATCGTGCCGGACAACCGCATCATTTACACCTACGAGATGCTGAAGAACGGCGACCGCATCTCGGTGTCGCTGGCCACCATCGAGCTTTTCCCCGACGGTGACGGCACGCGGATGGTGGTGAAAGAGGATGGCGCCTTCCTCGACGGCCTCGACAAGATGGCCGATCGGGAGGCCGGCACCAACTACCTGATCGACCTGATGGGGAAGTGGCTCGACGAGCAATGA
- a CDS encoding dihydrofolate reductase family protein — protein MAKIVVNFSMSLDGFVAGPHVSVRDGMGVGGERLHEWMFAGSGTKAGDGSFSSTEAADAAEIDLAFRTVGAVIVGRRTYDVGLQHWNDTPYPVPSFVLTHNPKPEQQMKSASFRFVTDGVESAVRQARAAAGDKDVVLMGASTAQQVLRAGLADVIRVQVVSVLLGGGTRLFDKLGDAHIELARTRVVAASPGVTHLEFNVINQA, from the coding sequence ATGGCCAAGATTGTGGTGAACTTCTCGATGTCGCTCGACGGCTTCGTGGCCGGCCCCCACGTTTCGGTGCGCGACGGCATGGGCGTGGGCGGCGAGCGGTTGCACGAGTGGATGTTCGCGGGCAGCGGCACCAAGGCGGGTGACGGCAGTTTCAGCAGCACCGAAGCGGCGGACGCAGCCGAGATCGACCTCGCCTTCAGGACGGTCGGCGCGGTGATCGTGGGACGTCGCACCTACGATGTGGGGCTGCAGCACTGGAACGACACACCCTACCCAGTGCCGTCGTTCGTCCTCACGCACAATCCAAAGCCCGAACAGCAGATGAAGAGCGCCAGCTTCCGCTTCGTAACCGACGGTGTCGAGAGCGCAGTGCGGCAGGCCCGGGCAGCGGCGGGCGACAAGGATGTGGTGCTGATGGGCGCCTCGACGGCGCAGCAGGTGCTGCGCGCCGGGCTCGCCGACGTGATCCGCGTGCAGGTGGTCAGCGTGCTGCTCGGCGGCGGCACCCGCCTGTTCGACAAGCTTGGCGACGCTCACATCGAGCTCGCCCGCACCCGGGTTGTCGCGGCGTCGCCCGGCGTCACCCACCTCGAATTCAACGTCATCAACCAAGCCTGA
- a CDS encoding ArsR/SmtB family transcription factor, whose amino-acid sequence MLNQETEPLDLMFQALADPTRRRMIERLSRGSASVSELAEPFKMSLPAIVQHLQVLEQSGLVTTQKVGRVRTCTIDTGALSMAEKWINDRRIGWEHRLDRLGAFLDALPGGPDKPTK is encoded by the coding sequence ATGCTTAACCAAGAGACAGAGCCCCTCGACCTGATGTTCCAGGCATTGGCCGACCCCACCAGGCGGCGGATGATTGAACGGCTGAGCCGAGGATCCGCGTCGGTCAGCGAGCTGGCCGAGCCGTTCAAGATGAGCCTGCCCGCTATCGTGCAGCACCTCCAGGTGCTGGAGCAAAGCGGGCTGGTGACGACGCAGAAGGTGGGACGGGTGCGAACCTGCACCATCGACACGGGAGCGCTCAGCATGGCCGAGAAGTGGATCAACGATCGACGCATCGGCTGGGAGCACCGGCTGGACCGGCTCGGAGCGTTCCTCGACGCGCTGCCCGGCGGCCCGGACAAGCCGACGAAGTAA
- a CDS encoding transglutaminase-like domain-containing protein, whose protein sequence is MKLRVNCNLEYEVSAETTLILNIEAQRNAGQNVVSEEFSAAGNLATETHVVPETGNRYRRMVLPVGAHRLDYRAEIETAPFIGDPGRIAQMPVAELPFEVVAHLSPSRYCQSDKLGRFAWRTFDGIADGHEKVTAICNWIFENVDYLEGSSDASTSAYDTFTLRAGVCRDFAHLGITFARALGIPARFVSAYALDLQPQDFHAVFEAYLGDRWYLFDATRLCPIDGIVRIGVGRDAADTAFASYFGQLNGPPKLISVERIDGPQPAEWTTGAVSISAD, encoded by the coding sequence ATGAAGCTCAGGGTCAACTGCAACCTCGAATACGAAGTCTCGGCGGAGACCACGCTGATCCTCAACATCGAGGCGCAACGCAATGCCGGGCAGAATGTCGTAAGCGAAGAATTCAGCGCCGCCGGCAACCTCGCGACCGAGACGCATGTTGTGCCGGAAACCGGCAATCGGTACCGGCGCATGGTTCTTCCGGTAGGAGCGCATCGGCTCGACTATCGCGCCGAGATCGAAACCGCCCCCTTCATCGGCGACCCCGGCCGAATTGCCCAGATGCCGGTCGCGGAACTGCCGTTCGAGGTGGTCGCGCACCTCTCGCCGTCACGCTACTGCCAATCCGACAAGCTCGGCCGCTTTGCCTGGCGCACCTTCGACGGAATTGCGGACGGCCACGAGAAGGTAACCGCGATCTGCAACTGGATCTTCGAGAACGTCGACTATCTGGAAGGCTCGAGCGACGCCAGCACTTCGGCTTACGACACCTTCACGTTGCGCGCCGGTGTGTGCCGGGATTTCGCCCATCTGGGCATCACCTTTGCCCGTGCGTTGGGTATTCCCGCCCGGTTCGTCTCCGCCTATGCTCTCGACCTGCAGCCCCAGGACTTCCATGCCGTTTTCGAGGCCTATCTGGGAGACCGCTGGTATCTGTTCGATGCCACGAGGCTGTGTCCGATCGACGGCATCGTGCGGATCGGTGTCGGACGGGACGCCGCCGATACGGCCTTTGCCAGCTATTTCGGCCAGTTGAACGGCCCTCCCAAGCTGATCAGCGTCGAACGCATCGACGGGCCGCAACCCGCCGAATGGACCACCGGGGCCGTCAGCATCTCAGCCGATTAA
- a CDS encoding transglutaminase family protein produces the protein MTLLRVRHVTTYTYARPVRFGPHRLLFRPRDSHEQRLLGAELEVSPDAQIHWIHDVFGNCITVAEFEGASSVLRFATDILLDHSSQMVPQFRIEERAKLWPFEYDAGSLPDLAPYMRPHHPAPEVEAFARRFLHPGRETETGHLLMTMTVGIRESFKYARRTDPGTQPPLQTLNSRTGTCRDFALLMMEACRSLGFAARFVTGYVHVPSRDRAEARRGGGATHAWVQVFLPGSGWVEFDPTNGIIGSRDLIRVGVAREPHQARPLSGSFIGDRRDYLGMTVEVEVSAEPAPREMQGGGRPDRHSTDPRGVNLERN, from the coding sequence ATGACCCTGCTCAGAGTGCGCCATGTCACGACCTATACCTATGCGCGCCCCGTGCGGTTCGGCCCGCACCGCCTGCTGTTCCGTCCGCGCGACAGCCACGAGCAGCGCCTGCTGGGTGCAGAGCTCGAGGTTTCGCCCGATGCACAGATCCATTGGATTCACGATGTCTTCGGCAATTGCATCACCGTTGCCGAGTTCGAGGGAGCGTCGAGCGTCCTGCGCTTTGCGACCGACATCCTGCTCGATCACTCATCGCAGATGGTGCCGCAGTTTCGCATCGAGGAGCGCGCCAAGCTCTGGCCGTTCGAATACGACGCCGGTTCCTTGCCGGATCTCGCGCCCTATATGCGGCCGCACCATCCCGCCCCGGAGGTTGAAGCCTTCGCCCGCCGATTCCTGCATCCGGGGAGGGAGACCGAGACGGGTCACCTGTTGATGACCATGACCGTCGGAATTCGCGAAAGCTTCAAATATGCGCGTCGCACCGACCCTGGCACGCAGCCTCCCTTGCAGACCTTGAACAGCCGCACGGGCACCTGCCGAGATTTCGCACTGCTGATGATGGAGGCTTGCCGCAGCCTCGGCTTTGCCGCGCGCTTCGTGACCGGGTACGTTCACGTGCCCTCCCGCGATAGAGCAGAAGCCCGGCGCGGCGGCGGAGCCACGCATGCCTGGGTGCAGGTGTTCCTGCCGGGCTCCGGCTGGGTGGAATTCGATCCCACCAACGGCATCATCGGCAGCAGGGACCTGATCCGTGTCGGGGTGGCCCGCGAGCCGCACCAGGCCCGCCCGCTCAGCGGCAGCTTCATCGGCGACCGCAGGGATTATCTGGGGATGACCGTGGAGGTAGAGGTCAGTGCCGAACCCGCACCCCGCGAGATGCAAGGCGGAGGCCGCCCCGACCGGCACTCTACCGACCCACGTGGTGTAAACCTCGAACGGAATTAG